One Alnus glutinosa chromosome 3, dhAlnGlut1.1, whole genome shotgun sequence genomic region harbors:
- the LOC133864749 gene encoding subtilisin-like protease SBT4.14, producing the protein MSRAKDIHTFPLHRLLLPLLLVLIASLVGAINGDEQKDFYIAFTQNKYPTDDVAGKNINLDLLSAVKGSLLDAKEAIVYSYNALNAFAAKLSKDEAQKLLSMDNVVQVIQNRYHKIHTTKSWDFIGLPLTATRNLKIERDIVVGLLDTGITPQAESFKDDGFGPPPAKWKGTCGHYANFSGCNNKVIGARYFKLDGLNDPRDILSPVDVHGHGTHTSSTAVGNLVGNASLFGLANGTARGAVPSARVATYKVCWVNIGCSDMDILAAFEAAITDGVDVISISIGGDRMVSYDVDSIAVGAFHAMKNGILTVASAANSGPVLGTVENHAPWILTVAASGTDRSFMTTVQLGNGRTISGVGVSTFSPKREYPLVSGEDVARVPATKDNASFCLSDSLDPAKVKGRLVYCKLAEWGTDSVVTRIGGVGTILESEEFFLDSPPIFMAPATIVNGTVGEIVHGYINSTRTPSGVIQKSHEVKIAPAPFVASFSSRGPSAGSQRILKPDIAAPGVSILAAYTPLKSVTWLEGDTQFSKFNFMSGTSMATPHVAGVAAYVKSFHPTWSPAAIRSAIMTTASPMSPRVNPDREFAYGAGQVNPTQARNPGLIYDMGEMLYIRFLCREGYNGSTFAALVGSKSVDCSKFLPRVGNDDLNYPSMQLALKSKQKTTTGVFQRTVTNVGAAQSVYTAIIRAPKGVEITVRPMTLSFTRTLEKLSFRVVVRAKALPSTQMVSGSLVWKSSNKNIVRSPIVVYNAGN; encoded by the exons ATGTCGAGAGCGAAAGATATCCACACCTTTCCTCTTCATcggcttcttcttcctcttctcttggTCTTGATAGCTAGTCTTGTTGGTGCAATTAATGGAGATGAGCAAAAG GATTTCTACATTGCTTTCACGCAAAATAAATATCCAACAGACGACGTCGCAGGAAAAAACATTAATCTAGATCTTCTCTCGGCTGTTAAAGGAAG CCTTCTTGATGCTAAGGAGGcaatagtctacagctacaacgCCTTGAATGCATTTGCTGCAAAGCTATCTAAAGATGAAGCCCAAAAGTTATTGA GCATGGACAATGTGGTGCAAGTGATTCAGAATCGGTATCACAAGATTCATACTACCAAGTCCTGGGACTTCATTGGGTTACCTTTAACCGCGACAAGAAACTTGAAAATTGAGAGGGATATAGTTGTGGGTCTATTAGATACAG GGATTACTCCACAGGCTGAAAGCTTTAAGGATGATGGGTTTGGTCCTCCACCAGCAAAATGGAAAGGAACTTGTGGCCACTACGCTAATTTCTCAGGATGCAACAA CAAGGTGATAGGTGCACGGTACTTCAAGCTCGATGGCCTAAACGATCCGAGAGACATTCTTTCTCCGGTTGACGTGCACGGGCACGGGACACACACGTCATCAACTGCGGTCGGCAACCTCGTTGGAAATGCAAGCCTCTTTGGGCTCGCCAACGGCACCGCACGAGGAGCGGTACCGTCAGCTAGGGTGGCCACGTACAAGGTCTGTTGGGTCAACATTGGGTGCTCAGATATGGACATACTTGCTGCTTTTGAAGCTGCTATAACTGATGGTGTGGACGTTATATCAATTTCCATCGGTGGAGACAGAATGGTAAGTTATGACGTTGACTCTATAGCAGTCGGTGCATTTCATGCCATGAAGAATGGAATTCTCACTGTGGCCTCGGCTGCAAATTCTGGACCAGTTCTGGGTACTGTGGAGAATCATGCACCTTGGATTCTAACTGTGGCAGCTAGCGGCACGGATAGGTCGTTTATGACCACAGTTCAATTGGGAAATGGAAGGACCATCTCA GGGGTTGGCGTGAGCACATTCAGTCCAAAGCGGGAATACCCTCTTGTTAGTGGGGAAGATGTAGCCCGTGTCCCTGCAACAAAGGACAATGCTAG TTTCTGCTTGTCAGACTCATTAGACCCTGCGAAGGTGAAGGGAAGGCTTGTTTACTGCAAATTAGCAGAATGGGGTACTGATTCTGTTGTCACGAGAATTGGCGGTGTTGGGACTATACTTGAAAGTGAAGAGTTCTTTCTCGACAGTCCCCCAATTTTCATGGCACCGGCAACCATTGTGAATGGCACCGTCGGTGAAATTGTACATGGTTACATAAATTCCACAag AACACCATCAGGAGTGATACAGAAGTCCCATGAAGTAAAAATAGCGCCTGCTCCCTTTGTCGCTTCATTTTCATCTCGCGGACCAAGTGCCGGATCACAACGCATTCTCAAA CCCGATATTGCAGCACCCGGCGTTAGTATCCTGGCAGCTTACACCCCTTTGAAGTCAGTCACCTGGTTGGAAGGTGACACCCAATTTTCGAAATTTAACTTCATGTCCGGGACTTCCATGGCAACTCCTCACGTTGCCGGAGTAGCAGCCTATGTCAAGTCATTCCACCCAACTTGGAGTCCAGCTGCAATCAGATCTGCCATCATGACCACag CATCTCCCATGAGCCCGAGGGTGAACCCGGACAGAGAATTTGCGTATGGTGCTGGTCAAGTGAATCCAACTCAAGCTAGGAACCCTGGCTTGATTTATGACATGGGTGAAATGCTTTACATCCGGTTCTTATGCCGCGAGGGGTACAATGGGTCCACTTTTGCAGCCCTGGTGGGTTCAAAATCCGTAGACTGTTCAAAGTTTCTCCCTAGAGTTGGCAATGATGATCTCAACTATCCCAGCATGCAGCTTGCCTTGAAAAGCAAGCAAAAGACAACAACAGGTGTTTTCCAGAGAACAGTCACCAATGTTGGCGCTGCTCAATCCGTCTACACTGCCATCATTAGAGCTCCCAAAGGAGTTGAAATCACTGTCAGGCCAATGACTCTCTCCTTCACTCGCACCTTGGAGAAGCTGAGCTTCAGGGTTGTCGTGAGGGCCAAAGCATTGCCGAGCACGCAAATGGTTTCAGGATCGCTTGTATGGAAAAGTTCCAACAAGAATATTGTAAGGAGCCCGATTGTCGTTTATAATGCAGGAAATTAA